In Desulfuribacillus alkaliarsenatis, the following proteins share a genomic window:
- the gcvH gene encoding glycine cleavage system protein GcvH, with translation MAEVREELKYSKDHEWVIVEGKRAKIGISDYAQDSLGDIVFIELPEVGREITANENIGVVESVKAVSDIYIPVSGTVVEVNEALEDSPELINESPYDEGWICIIEMSDSSELEQLLSAKEYDGFTKEEE, from the coding sequence ATGGCAGAAGTTAGAGAAGAGTTAAAGTACAGTAAAGATCATGAGTGGGTAATTGTTGAGGGTAAGCGGGCAAAAATCGGGATTTCTGATTACGCTCAGGATTCCTTAGGAGATATTGTATTTATCGAGTTACCTGAGGTAGGAAGAGAGATTACGGCTAATGAAAATATTGGTGTAGTTGAATCCGTTAAGGCAGTATCAGATATATATATCCCAGTTAGCGGAACTGTTGTAGAGGTCAACGAAGCACTCGAAGACTCACCAGAATTAATAAATGAATCACCATATGATGAAGGCTGGATTTGTATTATTGAGATGTCAGACTCAAGCGAATTAGAGCAGCTACTATCTGCGAAGGAGTATGACGGCTTTACAAAAGAGGAGGAATAG
- the gcvPA gene encoding aminomethyl-transferring glycine dehydrogenase subunit GcvPA yields the protein MVFRYIPNTEADIKEMLDSIGAEGMDELFQNIPAKARLNRELHITPAMTEDALVKHMKGLASKNASTEEYATFLGAGAYDHYIPSLVKHLVFRSEFYTAYTPYQPEISQGILQAIYEYQTMISQLTGLEVVNASMYDGQTAFAEAATMAAASTRRKKVLVSETVHPESFEIINNYCKGQGIEVEEIPQRLGIIDMEALSSMITDEIAAVCVQCPNFFGSIEDLQRIAELTHQRKGLFVVSVNPIALGVLKSPGELGADIVVGEGQPLGNSLSFGGPYLGFFATTKALMRKIPGRIVGQTVDGEGRRGFALTLQAREQHIRREKATSNICSNQALNALVATIYLATIGKQGLVELAQANVQKAHYLYNKLSQLEGVEIPFKNPFFNEFAIKLPVEISTVNAELYKYKMIGGYDLGKVDVQLEKHMLIAVTEKRTKEELDDFVKVLEGII from the coding sequence ATGGTGTTTCGCTATATACCTAACACGGAAGCTGACATAAAAGAGATGCTTGATAGCATAGGGGCCGAAGGTATGGATGAATTATTTCAAAATATACCAGCAAAAGCCCGCCTTAACAGAGAACTACATATTACACCAGCAATGACTGAGGATGCGTTAGTGAAACACATGAAAGGACTTGCCAGTAAGAATGCTTCAACAGAAGAATATGCTACGTTTTTAGGTGCTGGAGCCTATGATCATTACATACCTAGCTTAGTTAAACATTTAGTGTTCCGTTCTGAATTCTACACTGCCTATACACCTTATCAGCCAGAAATTTCCCAGGGAATCCTGCAGGCTATCTATGAATATCAAACGATGATTAGTCAGCTCACAGGGCTAGAGGTAGTAAATGCATCGATGTACGACGGGCAAACAGCATTTGCGGAAGCTGCAACGATGGCAGCGGCCAGTACTAGAAGAAAAAAAGTACTAGTCTCAGAAACAGTACATCCAGAATCTTTTGAAATTATTAATAACTATTGTAAAGGTCAAGGCATTGAGGTTGAGGAAATACCACAAAGGTTAGGAATTATAGATATGGAAGCCCTTTCATCGATGATTACTGATGAAATAGCGGCTGTTTGTGTGCAATGTCCAAATTTCTTTGGTAGCATAGAGGATTTACAGCGTATTGCTGAGTTGACACATCAGCGTAAAGGATTATTTGTCGTAAGTGTTAACCCGATTGCCTTAGGAGTACTAAAATCGCCAGGGGAGCTAGGGGCAGATATTGTAGTTGGAGAAGGTCAACCATTAGGAAATAGTTTATCTTTTGGAGGCCCATACCTAGGTTTTTTTGCGACGACCAAGGCACTAATGCGGAAGATTCCAGGGCGTATTGTTGGGCAGACCGTTGACGGAGAAGGGCGCAGGGGTTTTGCTTTAACCCTACAAGCTCGTGAGCAGCATATTCGTAGGGAAAAGGCGACATCCAACATTTGCTCGAATCAGGCGTTGAATGCCTTAGTGGCGACAATCTATTTAGCTACGATAGGAAAACAAGGACTTGTGGAGTTAGCTCAGGCAAATGTACAAAAAGCACATTACCTATATAATAAACTAAGTCAGCTAGAGGGCGTAGAAATACCATTTAAGAATCCGTTTTTTAATGAATTTGCAATTAAGCTTCCAGTAGAAATTAGCACTGTCAATGCAGAGTTATATAAGTATAAGATGATTGGTGGATACGATTTAGGTAAGGTTGATGTTCAGCTAGAAAAGCATATGCTGATTGCAGTTACTGAAAAGCGGACGAAGGAAGAGCTGGATGATTTTGTGAAGGTATTGGAGGGGATAATATGA
- the gcvPB gene encoding aminomethyl-transferring glycine dehydrogenase subunit GcvPB: MSQPLIFEISKAGRRASTIPAIDVPAQDITDFIPQQYLRDEPVDLPEVSEVDVVRHYTALSRRSFGVDNGFYPLGSCTMKYNPKINEDMAQLTGFANIHPYQEPVTVQGALQLMYELERDLSEITGMERFSLQPAAGAHGEWAALMMIRAYHEAKGEQRNKVLIPDTAHGTNPASATVAGFETITIKSNAQGGVDIEDLKSHLGADVAAIMLTNPSTLGLFEEQILEIAQLVHKAGGLLYYDGANLNAIVGKVRPGDMGFDIVHLNLHKTFSTPHGGGGPGAGPIGVAKHLVPYLPVPMIEKDDNQDKYYFDYDIPDSIGKIKGFYGNFGVLVRAYAYIRTMGPDGLRAVAENAVLNANYLMHALKDDYQLAFNQTCMHEFVLSAAKQKKNGVRALDIAKRLLDFGYHPPTIYFPLLVDEAMMIEPTETESKETLDEFIRVMKQIAQESEQQPEQVNSAPTTTVITRLDEVKAARSPVLIWQKDM, encoded by the coding sequence ATGAGTCAGCCACTGATTTTTGAAATATCAAAGGCTGGTAGACGGGCAAGTACAATACCAGCAATAGACGTACCAGCGCAAGATATTACAGATTTTATCCCTCAACAATATCTGCGAGATGAGCCTGTAGATTTACCTGAGGTAAGTGAAGTGGACGTAGTTAGGCATTATACAGCACTTTCGCGTCGCAGCTTTGGTGTAGATAATGGTTTTTATCCCTTAGGCTCATGTACGATGAAGTACAATCCAAAGATTAACGAAGATATGGCGCAACTAACTGGTTTTGCAAATATTCATCCTTACCAAGAGCCGGTAACGGTTCAAGGTGCTTTACAGCTAATGTATGAGCTAGAGCGAGACCTGTCTGAAATTACAGGTATGGAACGATTTAGCCTACAGCCAGCGGCAGGGGCACATGGGGAATGGGCAGCCCTGATGATGATTCGTGCTTATCATGAAGCAAAGGGTGAGCAGCGGAATAAAGTCCTCATCCCAGACACAGCCCATGGAACGAATCCAGCCAGTGCTACCGTGGCGGGTTTTGAGACTATTACAATAAAATCTAACGCGCAGGGTGGCGTCGATATTGAAGATTTAAAGAGTCACTTAGGCGCTGATGTAGCAGCGATTATGTTGACGAACCCAAGTACCCTTGGTTTGTTTGAGGAGCAAATTTTAGAAATTGCTCAGCTCGTACATAAAGCTGGTGGCTTATTATATTACGATGGTGCTAATTTAAATGCGATTGTTGGCAAAGTTCGACCTGGAGATATGGGCTTTGATATTGTGCACTTGAATTTACACAAAACATTCTCAACACCACATGGTGGCGGTGGCCCGGGGGCAGGTCCAATTGGTGTAGCTAAGCACCTTGTACCATATTTGCCTGTGCCAATGATAGAGAAGGATGATAATCAAGATAAGTATTATTTTGACTATGATATCCCTGATAGTATTGGCAAGATTAAAGGGTTTTACGGTAACTTTGGCGTATTAGTTCGTGCCTATGCATATATCCGAACGATGGGGCCTGATGGTTTGCGTGCAGTAGCGGAAAACGCTGTGCTAAATGCAAATTACTTGATGCACGCCTTAAAGGATGACTATCAGCTAGCCTTTAATCAGACTTGCATGCATGAATTTGTCTTGTCGGCAGCGAAGCAAAAGAAAAACGGCGTTCGTGCCTTAGATATAGCAAAGCGCTTGCTGGATTTTGGTTATCATCCACCGACAATTTATTTCCCTTTACTAGTCGATGAAGCGATGATGATTGAACCAACTGAAACAGAAAGCAAGGAAACTCTGGATGAATTTATTAGAGTAATGAAGCAAATCGCCCAGGAGTCCGAGCAGCAGCCAGAGCAGGTTAACAGTGCACCAACGACTACAGTTATTACAAGGCTGGATGAAGTAAAGGCTGCTAGAAGTCCCGTACTAATCTGGCAAAAGGATATGTGA
- a CDS encoding radical SAM protein: MKASIGTLQALGLKKCKVDAAPTTAYILSDGTCNNNCKFCSQAKDNQSNKSLLSRVAWSEAQVELFTEELGKAYEQQKLKRTCIQVVNEPKAMVKAKTMIENIVKTIDIPICVSASVHSLKDVQALLDLHVDKVSIALDAVTPRLYEQIKGGCFEKRLTLIIEAAKKYPGRISTHVIVGLGETEQEMLNIINLLLSYDITIALFAFTPVRGTKMAQHNPPPIEQYRRIQTAFYLLKNLVTSSDLFKAMEFDINGQLVDYGLPMEQVIQLLIETKGVAYETTGCDDCNRPYYNEKPGGVMYNYPRPLTANELEQAIQEAAIARKIEKLDS; encoded by the coding sequence ATGAAGGCATCAATCGGAACGTTACAAGCATTAGGACTGAAAAAATGTAAAGTAGATGCCGCTCCCACGACAGCGTACATACTGTCAGACGGAACATGCAACAATAATTGTAAGTTCTGCTCACAGGCTAAAGATAATCAATCAAATAAAAGTCTACTAAGTCGTGTTGCCTGGTCAGAAGCTCAGGTAGAATTGTTTACTGAAGAGCTTGGAAAAGCCTATGAACAGCAGAAGCTTAAAAGGACTTGTATTCAGGTAGTTAACGAGCCTAAGGCAATGGTAAAAGCGAAGACTATGATTGAAAATATAGTTAAAACAATAGATATTCCAATTTGTGTTTCAGCTAGTGTACACTCCCTTAAAGATGTGCAAGCACTACTAGATTTGCACGTAGATAAGGTGAGTATTGCCTTAGACGCTGTTACACCAAGATTATACGAACAAATCAAGGGTGGTTGCTTTGAGAAACGTTTAACTTTAATAATAGAGGCAGCTAAAAAGTATCCAGGCAGAATTAGTACCCATGTAATCGTTGGTTTAGGGGAAACTGAGCAGGAAATGCTAAATATTATTAATTTACTATTAAGCTATGATATTACGATTGCATTGTTTGCTTTCACGCCAGTAAGAGGTACGAAAATGGCACAGCACAACCCACCACCGATAGAGCAATATCGGAGAATTCAAACAGCCTTTTATTTGCTTAAAAATTTGGTTACTTCCAGTGACTTGTTTAAAGCAATGGAGTTTGATATTAACGGTCAGTTAGTTGATTATGGATTGCCAATGGAACAGGTTATTCAGCTATTAATCGAGACCAAAGGTGTTGCCTATGAAACAACGGGCTGCGATGACTGTAACCGTCCTTATTATAACGAAAAACCTGGGGGAGTTATGTATAACTATCCACGACCGTTAACTGCTAACGAGCTAGAGCAAGCAATACAAGAAGCGGCTATAGCAAGAAAGATTGAGAAGCTGGATTCTTAG
- a CDS encoding lipoate--protein ligase family protein, whose protein sequence is MKCDISSNINSYISNETWRLIIDDKPQTAAMNMAIDEAMLMAHKKHNLPPTLRLYQWEKPTLSIGYFQRVERDIDMQAADRYNIDLIRRISGGRAVLHNNELTYSIVIAESHPNIPKGVTESYRYLSQGLLKTLELLEIDAELAKNSCNLREHSAACYDTPSWYELLVAGKKLIGSAQVRKQGAILQHGSIPFELDIDLLFSILKFKNELVRERMKQRFKAKATALVDINKKGYNIKDLQSAIVKGFNETIAKDLTDGSLTDKEILLAKYLASTKYVDMKK, encoded by the coding sequence ATGAAATGCGATATTTCTAGCAATATCAATAGCTATATTAGTAATGAAACCTGGCGACTTATTATTGATGATAAACCTCAAACAGCAGCTATGAATATGGCAATTGATGAAGCTATGTTAATGGCTCACAAAAAACACAACCTGCCCCCAACACTACGACTATATCAATGGGAAAAACCGACCTTATCTATTGGGTATTTTCAGCGTGTCGAGCGAGATATCGATATGCAAGCCGCAGATAGATATAATATTGATTTAATTAGAAGAATTTCAGGAGGAAGGGCCGTACTTCATAATAATGAGCTAACCTATAGTATTGTTATAGCTGAAAGTCACCCCAATATCCCCAAGGGAGTTACAGAATCCTACAGATATCTCAGCCAAGGGTTATTGAAAACTCTTGAGCTTTTAGAGATTGATGCAGAGTTGGCAAAAAATAGTTGCAACTTGAGAGAGCATTCTGCTGCTTGCTACGATACTCCATCATGGTATGAGTTGCTAGTAGCTGGTAAAAAACTAATTGGAAGTGCTCAAGTACGTAAGCAGGGAGCTATATTACAGCATGGATCTATACCTTTTGAATTGGATATAGATTTACTTTTTTCAATACTAAAGTTTAAAAATGAACTGGTACGGGAACGTATGAAGCAAAGATTTAAAGCAAAGGCTACAGCACTAGTTGATATTAATAAAAAAGGATACAATATCAAAGATCTTCAATCTGCTATAGTAAAAGGATTCAATGAAACTATAGCTAAAGACCTTACAGATGGCTCTTTAACTGATAAAGAAATATTATTAGCAAAATATTTAGCAAGCACGAAATACGTTGATATGAAAAAGTAA
- a CDS encoding type I restriction enzyme HsdR N-terminal domain-containing protein, translating to MHMVKEQDIKLVKDNFHNLLTHNEANISSQVVEKMLEILGYESRYFDRQHPTYHKTGYTDIAVKIDEDEYLYVEVKKDKTLSEADIEQIIRYLNQKGLSWGILTNGANWLLLNNDIKVQSALKLGVKTTVDDKVVFNINIFGDRHNTKFLPYFSKKSIFESEVTNYFKDIAQFRAYRFPKEPQNKSWQRYKSTLNNFFIYYSDIEKKYRSLSDIRDDEFKKYLLKSGNPAIDTHKNKWTHIRTMLKELKKNKHINHHNFETSRDVLMGSDESIVNDLKKEMFANEYLRIFYNTLDTTQEATRNKTLFLIIMWVGADISFFKNIEQEDFDYHNEVFKKNGKIIPLHRSIIKNIREVVKQNKRKKYKKKNLFIFTRNGVEYTLSEGNLSHIFKTVRTKNIEMPQFQHYKLTNIRKILAQEMFKNNYTIEEISYITSLSLSTLSECITLDDIKDKVDLTNKRNKLRKHPFQDFFDNID from the coding sequence ATGCATATGGTTAAAGAGCAAGATATAAAATTAGTAAAAGATAATTTTCACAATTTGTTAACGCATAATGAAGCAAATATTAGTAGTCAGGTAGTAGAAAAAATGTTGGAAATTCTAGGTTATGAGTCTAGATACTTTGATCGCCAACACCCAACTTATCACAAAACTGGATATACAGATATAGCAGTGAAAATTGATGAAGACGAGTATTTATATGTAGAGGTAAAAAAAGACAAAACATTAAGTGAGGCTGATATCGAACAAATAATAAGATATCTAAATCAAAAAGGTTTAAGTTGGGGGATTTTAACTAATGGCGCTAATTGGCTTTTATTAAACAATGATATAAAAGTTCAATCTGCTCTTAAGTTAGGCGTTAAAACTACAGTTGATGATAAGGTAGTTTTTAATATTAATATTTTTGGTGATAGACATAATACTAAATTTTTGCCGTATTTTTCAAAAAAATCAATATTTGAAAGTGAAGTTACTAATTATTTTAAAGATATAGCTCAATTTAGAGCTTATAGATTTCCAAAAGAGCCGCAAAATAAATCATGGCAAAGATATAAAAGCACCTTGAATAATTTTTTTATTTATTATTCAGACATTGAAAAAAAGTATAGAAGTTTAAGTGATATTAGAGATGATGAATTTAAAAAGTATTTGTTAAAGAGCGGTAATCCTGCTATAGATACTCATAAAAACAAATGGACACATATAAGAACAATGCTTAAAGAACTAAAAAAGAATAAACACATAAATCACCATAATTTTGAAACTAGTAGAGATGTTTTAATGGGCAGTGATGAATCAATTGTTAATGATTTAAAGAAAGAAATGTTTGCAAATGAATACTTAAGAATATTCTATAACACATTAGACACAACTCAAGAGGCTACTAGAAATAAAACGCTATTTCTAATTATAATGTGGGTGGGAGCAGATATATCATTTTTTAAAAACATAGAACAAGAGGATTTCGATTATCATAACGAAGTATTTAAAAAAAATGGAAAAATAATTCCTTTACATAGAAGTATTATTAAAAATATCCGAGAAGTAGTAAAGCAAAATAAAAGAAAGAAATATAAGAAAAAGAATCTGTTTATATTCACTCGCAATGGAGTAGAATACACGTTAAGCGAAGGGAATCTTAGTCATATATTCAAAACTGTAAGAACAAAAAATATAGAGATGCCTCAATTTCAACATTACAAACTTACTAATATTAGAAAAATACTTGCACAGGAAATGTTTAAAAACAACTATACAATCGAAGAAATATCGTACATTACTTCACTAAGCTTATCTACATTAAGTGAGTGTATTACCCTAGATGACATAAAAGACAAAGTTGACTTAACAAATAAGCGGAACAAATTAAGAAAGCATCCATTTCAAGATTTTTTTGACAATATTGATTAA
- a CDS encoding adenosylcobalamin-dependent ribonucleoside-diphosphate reductase: protein MELSQAAKAILEKRYLKKKYGQVIETPEDMFRRVANNIAMAEENYCKHHVAEMTEAFFQIMTRLEFLPNSPTLMNAGRDLQQLSACFVIPVEDSIEGIFDALKVAALIHKSGGGTGFSFSRLRPKNDTVQTTGGVASGPLSFMKIFNVATEEIKQGGARRGANMAILRVDHPDILDFIKAKKDATKYTNFNFSVAITDEFMQAVAVNTTYGLRNPHTNKIVTELLATDVYNAIIDMAWHNGEPGVVFIDRINGANPTPHVGYIESTNPCGEQPLLPYESCNLGSINLAKFVNDNKEIDWERLKYVTGTAVQFLDNVIDMNQYPLESIAEVTKGNRKIGLGVMGFTDMLIQLGVGYAEDRAVEIAEQVMGFIHTEARNASKELATWRGAFPNYKGSIYEQQGLPLRNATLTTIAPTGTISMIADCSSGIEPLYALAYKRKIIDEESDMQINQHVKKLLEEHGINNKNLLERISERGSVQGINEIPLELQKLLVTAHDITPKQHVRMQAAFQKYTDNAVSKTVNFPSNASKGDIAKVFNLAYETGCKGITVYRDGSRLGQILQVSSVTNGGYMQTCPKCASD from the coding sequence ATGGAATTAAGCCAAGCTGCAAAAGCAATATTAGAAAAAAGATATTTAAAAAAGAAGTACGGACAGGTAATAGAGACCCCAGAGGATATGTTTCGACGGGTAGCTAATAATATTGCAATGGCAGAGGAGAATTATTGTAAGCACCATGTGGCGGAAATGACAGAGGCTTTTTTTCAGATTATGACACGGCTTGAGTTTTTACCAAATTCACCAACATTGATGAATGCTGGCAGGGATCTGCAGCAGCTTTCTGCGTGCTTTGTGATTCCTGTAGAAGATTCAATCGAGGGGATTTTTGATGCATTAAAAGTTGCTGCATTAATTCATAAAAGTGGTGGCGGTACAGGTTTTTCTTTCTCCAGGCTACGTCCTAAAAATGATACGGTACAGACTACTGGTGGAGTAGCGAGTGGGCCGTTGTCTTTTATGAAAATATTTAATGTAGCAACTGAGGAAATAAAGCAGGGTGGTGCAAGAAGGGGCGCTAATATGGCGATTCTACGGGTTGACCATCCTGATATATTAGACTTTATAAAAGCAAAAAAGGACGCCACTAAATATACGAATTTCAACTTTTCTGTAGCGATAACAGACGAATTTATGCAGGCAGTAGCTGTAAACACAACTTACGGCCTCAGAAATCCCCATACCAATAAAATTGTAACAGAGTTATTAGCCACAGATGTTTATAATGCAATAATAGATATGGCTTGGCATAATGGAGAACCAGGAGTTGTCTTTATTGATCGTATTAACGGAGCTAATCCGACACCTCATGTGGGTTATATCGAAAGTACAAATCCCTGTGGTGAGCAACCACTGCTCCCCTATGAATCGTGTAATCTCGGCTCTATTAATTTAGCTAAGTTTGTAAATGATAATAAAGAAATTGATTGGGAGCGTCTTAAATACGTTACAGGGACTGCGGTGCAGTTTCTAGATAATGTCATAGATATGAATCAGTATCCGTTAGAGAGTATTGCCGAAGTGACGAAGGGGAATCGAAAGATTGGCTTAGGGGTAATGGGATTCACTGATATGCTAATTCAGTTGGGTGTTGGATATGCTGAAGATAGGGCAGTAGAAATTGCTGAGCAAGTTATGGGTTTTATACATACAGAAGCCAGAAATGCTTCTAAGGAATTAGCTACATGGCGAGGTGCTTTTCCTAACTATAAAGGAAGTATATATGAGCAACAGGGGCTACCTCTACGTAATGCTACACTAACGACAATTGCACCGACAGGTACGATTAGTATGATAGCTGATTGTTCGTCAGGAATTGAACCTTTATATGCCCTTGCTTACAAGCGGAAAATAATTGATGAAGAGTCGGACATGCAAATTAATCAGCATGTTAAGAAATTACTAGAAGAACATGGCATAAACAATAAAAATCTATTGGAGCGTATTTCTGAACGTGGATCGGTACAGGGTATAAATGAAATCCCATTAGAGCTACAAAAGCTATTAGTGACTGCACACGATATTACTCCAAAACAGCATGTACGTATGCAGGCCGCTTTTCAAAAATATACAGATAACGCAGTTTCCAAGACGGTTAACTTTCCAAGCAACGCATCGAAGGGAGATATAGCCAAAGTGTTTAATTTAGCCTATGAAACAGGCTGTAAAGGCATAACGGTTTATCGAGACGGTAGTCGATTAGGGCAAATATTACAGGTTAGTTCAGTAACAAATGGAGGTTACATGCAGACCTGTCCAAAATGTGCGAGTGATTAA
- the aroQ gene encoding type II 3-dehydroquinate dehydratase, with protein MRGRILILHGPNLNLLGEREPEIYGYETLKDINEDLEGLCEDYNYQMHAFQSNSESELIEKIHEAQQIHDGIVFNPGAFTHYSIAIRDAISSVTIPVVEVHLSNVYQREEFRQHSVVSAVCIGKITGFGSHSYSLGIQALIQHLESKS; from the coding sequence ATGAGAGGAAGAATTTTAATTTTACATGGGCCTAATTTAAATCTATTAGGAGAGCGAGAGCCTGAGATTTATGGCTATGAGACATTAAAGGATATTAATGAAGATTTAGAAGGGTTATGTGAAGATTATAATTATCAAATGCATGCTTTTCAATCCAATTCTGAAAGTGAACTAATTGAAAAAATCCATGAAGCTCAACAAATTCATGATGGTATCGTTTTTAATCCTGGGGCGTTTACTCACTATAGCATAGCAATTAGAGATGCGATTAGTTCAGTGACAATTCCAGTGGTTGAGGTGCATTTATCTAATGTGTATCAGCGTGAAGAATTTAGACAGCATTCTGTAGTTTCTGCCGTCTGTATTGGCAAAATAACTGGTTTTGGATCACATAGCTATAGCTTAGGAATCCAGGCATTGATACAACATCTAGAGTCAAAAAGCTAA
- a CDS encoding M24 family metallopeptidase, with translation MTDNNLASNELDGYITYKQENVEYLTGFTGSSGFLLVTPDDAVIFTDSRYMEQAKEQARAIDVLEQGQPYYKTINEYIKQKKLQAIGFESENVTVATFELWQKNLESSVIPCNDYVAQLRMIKDEHEIAITQTAVDLTDEAFAYVIERIRPGIKEIDIALELEFYLKKRGASSLAFSTIVASGKRSALPHGVASEKLIELGDMVTIDFGANYMGYCSDMTRSFIVGKASPKQKEIYNTVLTAQQKVLNNIKAGMMGKEVDEIARQYIYKQGYEGHFGHGLGHGLGKEVHEAPRLSPLSDTKLESGMLVTVEPGVYITDFGGVRIEDDIVITETGCRILNKTPKELLEIV, from the coding sequence TTGACTGACAATAACCTAGCTAGTAACGAGCTTGATGGATATATAACCTACAAACAAGAGAATGTTGAGTATTTAACAGGCTTTACTGGATCGAGCGGGTTCCTGCTTGTTACCCCGGACGACGCTGTAATATTCACAGACTCACGCTACATGGAGCAGGCTAAGGAACAGGCAAGGGCAATTGATGTTCTAGAGCAGGGACAGCCCTATTACAAAACAATTAATGAATATATCAAGCAAAAAAAACTTCAAGCAATAGGATTTGAATCAGAAAATGTAACAGTGGCTACCTTTGAGCTATGGCAAAAAAATCTGGAGTCTAGTGTTATACCTTGTAATGATTATGTAGCTCAGCTTCGCATGATTAAGGACGAACATGAAATAGCCATTACACAAACGGCCGTTGATCTAACTGATGAAGCGTTTGCCTATGTGATAGAAAGGATTAGACCTGGGATAAAGGAAATTGACATAGCTTTAGAGCTAGAATTTTATCTTAAAAAACGTGGAGCTAGTAGCTTAGCTTTTTCGACTATTGTAGCAAGCGGCAAGCGTTCAGCACTTCCACACGGTGTTGCTAGCGAAAAGCTTATAGAGCTTGGGGACATGGTTACGATTGACTTTGGCGCAAATTATATGGGTTACTGCTCTGATATGACCAGGTCATTTATAGTCGGCAAAGCTAGTCCTAAGCAAAAAGAAATTTACAATACTGTCTTGACAGCACAGCAGAAAGTACTTAATAATATAAAAGCAGGCATGATGGGCAAGGAAGTTGACGAAATTGCCAGACAATACATATATAAACAGGGTTATGAAGGACATTTTGGTCATGGTTTAGGTCATGGTTTAGGTAAAGAGGTCCATGAAGCTCCGAGGCTTAGTCCGTTATCTGATACGAAATTGGAATCTGGAATGCTTGTTACAGTAGAGCCAGGCGTTTATATAACTGACTTTGGCGGCGTGCGAATTGAAGACGATATTGTCATTACAGAAACTGGCTGTCGTATCCTAAACAAAACTCCAAAAGAATTATTAGAAATAGTGTAA
- the efp gene encoding elongation factor P yields MISTSDFKTGLTIEIDNDAWQVIDFQHVKPGKGAAFVRAKLKSVKSGMVKETTFRAGEKVPKAHVETKRMQYLYNSGDQYSFMDEESYEQMELNKKQIERELNFLLENSTVHLVFYKGEVIGVDMPNTVVLEVTETEPGIKGDTAQGATKNATMETGLVVQVPLFINQGDKLIIDTRSGDYISRA; encoded by the coding sequence ATGATTTCTACAAGTGATTTTAAGACAGGTTTAACAATTGAAATTGACAATGATGCATGGCAGGTAATTGATTTCCAGCACGTAAAACCTGGTAAAGGCGCTGCCTTTGTAAGAGCCAAGCTTAAGAGTGTTAAGTCGGGCATGGTGAAGGAGACTACGTTCAGAGCAGGAGAAAAAGTTCCTAAAGCACATGTGGAAACAAAACGCATGCAGTACCTATATAACAGTGGCGATCAATATTCCTTTATGGATGAAGAAAGTTACGAGCAAATGGAATTAAATAAGAAGCAAATTGAACGTGAATTAAATTTCCTACTAGAGAATTCCACAGTACACCTAGTGTTTTATAAAGGTGAAGTTATTGGTGTGGATATGCCAAATACTGTTGTTCTTGAAGTCACAGAGACAGAGCCTGGAATTAAAGGTGATACGGCACAGGGTGCAACTAAAAACGCGACTATGGAGACAGGTTTAGTTGTACAAGTTCCACTGTTTATTAACCAAGGTGATAAGTTAATTATTGACACTAGATCTGGAGATTATATTTCTAGAGCATAA